A section of the Roseomonas marmotae genome encodes:
- a CDS encoding putative peptidoglycan-binding domain-containing protein produces the protein MSGRGTLYADITVDGTCGAMTRAALNSFLQRRGTEGRAVLREVVKSFQAGHYLSLAEGGPSQEAFVYGWMRSRILGLG, from the coding sequence ATGAGCGGGCGAGGAACGCTCTATGCAGACATCACCGTGGATGGTACCTGCGGCGCCATGACCCGGGCGGCGCTCAACAGCTTCCTCCAGCGGCGAGGCACCGAGGGCCGGGCCGTGCTGCGGGAGGTGGTGAAGTCCTTCCAGGCCGGCCACTACCTGTCCCTGGCTGAGGGCGGCCCGAGCCAAGAGGCCTTCGTCTATGGCTGGATGCGGAGCCGCATACTTGGGCTGGGTTAG
- a CDS encoding methyltransferase family protein: protein MRALTLASSAATLLFLFLVLSHGVGMRGGMVSIAASAGATALFWWAVQATKHSPPHLAHTGDTPQMLHEAGPFAYVRHPFYLSYCIFWLGAAVAAGGLQWIAAVGLIGWYYATARAEEARFSQSPMAASYAGYQRRTGMLLPRIAQVWRR, encoded by the coding sequence ATGCGCGCGCTGACCCTCGCCAGCAGCGCCGCCACCCTGTTGTTCCTGTTCCTCGTCCTCAGCCATGGCGTCGGCATGCGCGGGGGAATGGTGTCCATCGCCGCCTCGGCCGGCGCGACGGCGCTCTTCTGGTGGGCCGTCCAGGCCACGAAGCATAGCCCGCCCCATCTCGCCCATACCGGCGATACGCCGCAGATGCTGCATGAAGCCGGGCCCTTTGCCTATGTCCGGCACCCTTTCTACCTGTCGTACTGCATCTTCTGGCTTGGTGCGGCGGTCGCCGCCGGCGGCCTTCAATGGATCGCCGCAGTCGGGCTCATCGGCTGGTACTATGCGACGGCGCGCGCCGAGGAGGCACGCTTCTCTCAATCTCCGATGGCCGCGTCCTATGCCGGGTATCAGCGCCGGACCGGCATGCTCCTGCCACGCATCGCGCAGGTATGGCGGCGTTGA
- a CDS encoding IS5 family transposase — MADQPGFFDVDERYAALSAAGDPLERLSKVVDFEIFRPVLDAALARSDRSRGGRPPYDAVLMFRILVLQALYSLSDEQAEFQLRDRLSFMRFVGLALHQVVPDAKTIWLYREQLKQAGAMEGLFRRFDEVLAAKGFLAMGGQIIDATIIAAPRQKLTIEEKATIREGGTPEGWSRAKRAQKDRDARWTLKRGKAKPKPEGNQRQVIQIAVPIFGYKSHIGIDRRHGLIRRWTVTDAAQHDSRSFPVLLDPENTASRVWADTAYRTKRNLKVLEQRGLSERIQFRRPPRRQLSEQQAKANATRARIRSGIEHVFAAQKHRMRLFVRTIGIARAQVKIGMANLAYNFTRLAWLSTRTAPA, encoded by the coding sequence ATGGCGGATCAGCCGGGCTTCTTCGATGTGGATGAGCGGTATGCCGCGCTTTCTGCGGCGGGCGACCCACTGGAGCGCCTTTCGAAGGTGGTCGACTTCGAGATTTTCCGTCCCGTGCTGGATGCGGCGCTGGCGCGCTCGGACCGCAGCCGCGGCGGACGCCCGCCCTATGATGCGGTGCTGATGTTCCGCATCCTGGTGTTGCAGGCGCTCTACAGCCTCTCCGACGAGCAGGCCGAGTTCCAACTGCGCGACCGGCTGTCCTTCATGCGCTTCGTGGGGCTTGCCCTGCACCAGGTGGTGCCCGATGCCAAGACGATCTGGCTGTATCGCGAGCAGCTCAAGCAGGCGGGTGCCATGGAGGGGCTGTTCCGCCGCTTTGACGAGGTGCTGGCGGCCAAAGGTTTTCTCGCCATGGGCGGGCAGATCATCGATGCCACGATCATCGCCGCGCCGCGCCAGAAACTCACCATCGAGGAGAAGGCCACCATCCGGGAGGGCGGCACGCCAGAGGGCTGGTCCCGTGCCAAGAGGGCGCAGAAGGATCGGGATGCCCGGTGGACGCTCAAGCGCGGTAAAGCCAAGCCCAAGCCAGAAGGCAATCAGCGCCAGGTCATCCAGATCGCGGTGCCCATCTTCGGTTACAAGAGCCATATCGGCATCGACCGGCGGCATGGATTGATCCGCCGCTGGACGGTCACCGATGCCGCTCAGCACGACAGTCGCAGCTTTCCCGTCCTGCTGGATCCCGAGAACACGGCCAGCCGCGTTTGGGCGGACACGGCCTACCGCACCAAGCGCAATCTGAAAGTGCTGGAGCAGCGCGGCCTGTCCGAGAGGATCCAGTTCCGCCGTCCGCCGCGGCGCCAGCTCTCCGAACAACAGGCGAAGGCCAATGCCACACGCGCCCGGATCCGCTCGGGCATCGAGCACGTCTTCGCCGCCCAGAAGCACCGTATGAGGCTGTTCGTCCGCACCATCGGCATCGCTCGGGCACAGGTGAAGATCGGCATGGCCAATCTCGCCTATAACTTCACCCGCTTGGCGTGGCTCAGCACCCGAACTGCGCCCGCATAA
- a CDS encoding OmpW/AlkL family protein — translation MTPEVRVVREIPRVLSVALAICGFSWQALAQEVPAEAAEGEHFFLRLGYGLLQYETSGRASVHGARIDDAKIAFGGQSAVLLEAGWRFAPSWSVSVLSGLPPTVALEGRNAFESFGTVSKVTYGSVMLGMQYHPLQFSRFDPYVGAGIDYTAIFNTSGGSLPGLHVRNAYGPVLQAGFEYGLTRNLALYADARKVWLKFRAKGMVPHPVAPYPVQVSVTPNPVVLSVGLTYRF, via the coding sequence ATGACACCAGAAGTTAGAGTGGTGCGGGAAATCCCGCGTGTCCTGTCCGTTGCCTTGGCGATCTGCGGCTTTTCCTGGCAGGCCCTGGCGCAGGAAGTTCCGGCTGAAGCCGCCGAAGGGGAACATTTCTTCCTGCGGCTGGGCTATGGCCTGCTGCAGTATGAAACCAGCGGCCGCGCATCGGTGCACGGCGCCCGCATCGATGACGCGAAGATCGCGTTCGGCGGACAGTCCGCCGTCCTGCTGGAAGCCGGGTGGCGGTTCGCGCCGTCCTGGAGCGTATCCGTCCTGAGCGGCCTGCCGCCAACGGTGGCGCTGGAGGGGCGCAACGCCTTCGAGAGCTTCGGCACGGTAAGCAAGGTCACCTACGGCTCTGTCATGCTGGGCATGCAATACCACCCGCTGCAGTTCAGCCGCTTCGATCCCTATGTGGGGGCCGGCATCGACTATACCGCCATCTTCAACACCAGCGGCGGTTCCCTGCCGGGCCTGCATGTCCGGAACGCCTACGGGCCCGTCCTGCAGGCCGGCTTCGAATACGGGCTGACACGCAACCTCGCGCTGTACGCGGATGCGCGGAAGGTGTGGCTGAAATTCCGCGCCAAGGGCATGGTGCCGCATCCGGTGGCGCCTTACCCCGTGCAGGTCTCCGTCACGCCAAACCCGGTCGTCCTGAGCGTCGGGCTGACCTACCGGTTCTGA
- the glpX gene encoding class II fructose-bisphosphatase, which produces MRDPVPADRNLALELVRVTEAAALAASRWIGRGDKNAADGAAVDAMRKAFDTVDIEGTVVIGEGEMDEAPMLYIGEKIGHGGPKVDIAVDPLEGTNICATGGPNSIATLAVAEHGGFLHAPDIYMDKIAVGPGLPAGVVHLEASAAENLRELARAKKCEINDLVVCTLGRDRHKHIIDACRAAGARIMLIPDGDVAGVIAVSQPEAGVDLYLGSGGAPEGVLAAAALRCIGGQMQGRLLYEDESQIARAREMGITDPNKIFSVEEMAKGNVMFAATGVTSGPMLKGVRRTANAAFTHSIIMRSKTGTVRYIEAHHNFALKPSAFVG; this is translated from the coding sequence ATGCGCGATCCCGTCCCTGCCGACCGCAACCTCGCCCTTGAACTGGTGCGCGTGACCGAGGCGGCCGCCCTGGCCGCCAGCCGCTGGATCGGGCGCGGGGACAAGAACGCCGCCGACGGCGCGGCGGTGGATGCCATGCGCAAGGCCTTCGATACCGTGGATATCGAGGGCACCGTCGTCATCGGCGAGGGTGAGATGGACGAGGCGCCGATGCTCTATATCGGCGAGAAGATCGGCCATGGCGGCCCCAAGGTCGATATCGCCGTCGATCCCCTGGAAGGCACCAATATCTGCGCCACCGGCGGGCCGAACAGCATCGCCACCCTGGCGGTGGCCGAGCATGGGGGCTTCCTGCACGCGCCCGATATCTACATGGACAAGATTGCGGTCGGCCCCGGCCTGCCGGCTGGCGTGGTGCATCTGGAGGCCAGCGCGGCCGAGAACCTGCGCGAACTGGCGCGGGCCAAGAAGTGCGAGATCAACGACCTCGTCGTCTGCACGCTGGGCCGTGACCGCCACAAGCACATCATCGACGCCTGCCGTGCGGCGGGAGCCCGCATCATGCTGATCCCGGACGGCGATGTCGCCGGCGTCATCGCCGTGTCGCAGCCGGAAGCGGGGGTGGATCTCTATCTCGGCTCCGGTGGCGCGCCGGAGGGCGTGCTGGCGGCCGCGGCGCTGCGCTGCATCGGCGGTCAGATGCAGGGGCGGCTGCTCTATGAGGATGAAAGCCAGATCGCCCGCGCCAGGGAGATGGGCATCACCGACCCCAACAAGATCTTCTCGGTCGAGGAGATGGCGAAGGGCAATGTGATGTTCGCCGCCACCGGCGTCACCTCCGGACCGATGCTGAAGGGCGTGCGCCGCACCGCCAATGCGGCCTTCACCCATTCCATCATCATGCGCAGCAAGACCGGGACGGTGCGCTACATCGAGGCGCATCACAACTTTGCCCTGAAGCCGAGCGCCTTTGTCGGCTGA
- a CDS encoding M81 family metallopeptidase, with protein sequence MTRLAIARLWHEGNSFSPVPTEMEDFLASEWVAGKAAREVYGDTETEIGGALDFLSAHPGWEAVFLRQAAAMPSGLMRREVFEQVCAEITGGLKDGGFDAVYLSLHGALVVEELPLADLELIRRVRQAIGPEAKLAASFDLHANMHPEIASLIDIGTAYRTHPHVDMRSTGRRAVDLLREAVEGRIRPVGRIAKLNAILPSINMRTATGPMAEMEAAARAAEALPGVLDCSIFGGFSYGDTPSAGGSVMVFADADAALAESTAASLLREYEARRDAFFISLPSAAEGLRQALSGGPLPTAIVDAGDNPYSGGIGDTPELIRAVLDCQPQLPTVVAFYCDPGLVQRAQTAGSGAPLSGHFGARLTRDYGAPVPFSGTVDLLTNGRFRNRGPVLGGMMVELGPTAVIRIGQVRVIVTSRCVSPSDPGFFDLHRVDVTQPGLLCVKAKNHFRAAFSSLLPRMIDVDAPGPAALEIRSFRFRHAPAGIYPLSDAA encoded by the coding sequence ATGACCCGGCTGGCCATCGCCCGCCTCTGGCACGAGGGCAATTCCTTCAGCCCGGTGCCGACGGAGATGGAGGATTTCCTCGCCTCCGAATGGGTGGCCGGCAAGGCCGCGCGGGAAGTCTACGGCGATACCGAGACCGAGATCGGCGGCGCGCTGGATTTCCTCAGCGCGCATCCGGGCTGGGAGGCGGTCTTCCTGCGCCAGGCCGCGGCGATGCCCAGCGGCCTGATGCGGCGCGAGGTCTTCGAGCAGGTCTGCGCGGAAATCACCGGCGGACTGAAGGATGGCGGCTTCGATGCCGTCTACCTCTCGCTGCACGGCGCACTTGTGGTGGAGGAACTGCCGCTGGCCGATCTGGAACTGATCCGGCGCGTGCGCCAGGCCATCGGGCCGGAGGCGAAGCTGGCGGCCAGCTTCGACCTGCATGCCAATATGCACCCGGAGATCGCCTCGCTGATCGATATCGGCACGGCCTACCGGACGCATCCCCATGTGGATATGCGCTCCACCGGCCGCCGCGCGGTGGACCTGCTGCGGGAGGCGGTGGAGGGCCGCATCCGCCCGGTGGGCCGCATCGCCAAGCTCAACGCCATCCTGCCCAGCATCAACATGCGGACCGCCACCGGCCCGATGGCGGAGATGGAGGCCGCCGCCCGCGCGGCAGAGGCCCTGCCGGGCGTGCTGGATTGCAGCATCTTCGGTGGTTTCAGCTATGGCGACACGCCATCGGCCGGGGGCAGCGTCATGGTCTTCGCGGATGCCGATGCGGCGCTGGCGGAAAGCACGGCGGCCTCGCTGCTGCGGGAATACGAAGCGCGGCGCGATGCCTTCTTCATCAGCCTGCCCAGCGCGGCGGAAGGGTTGCGGCAGGCTCTCTCCGGCGGCCCCCTGCCCACCGCCATCGTCGATGCGGGGGACAACCCCTATTCCGGCGGCATCGGCGACACGCCGGAGCTGATCCGTGCCGTGCTGGACTGCCAGCCGCAGTTGCCCACCGTGGTCGCCTTCTATTGTGACCCCGGGCTGGTGCAGCGGGCTCAAACGGCGGGTTCCGGGGCTCCGCTCTCCGGCCATTTCGGTGCGCGGCTGACGCGCGACTATGGGGCGCCCGTGCCTTTCTCCGGCACCGTGGACCTGCTGACCAACGGCCGCTTCCGCAACCGTGGCCCGGTGCTCGGCGGCATGATGGTGGAACTGGGCCCGACGGCCGTGATCCGCATCGGCCAGGTGCGGGTGATCGTCACCTCGCGCTGCGTCTCGCCCAGCGACCCCGGCTTCTTCGACCTGCACCGGGTGGATGTGACGCAGCCGGGCCTGCTCTGCGTGAAGGCGAAGAACCACTTCCGCGCGGCCTTCTCCTCCCTCCTGCCACGCATGATCGACGTGGACGCGCCCGGCCCCGCGGCGCTGGAGATCCGCTCCTTCCGCTTCCGCCACGCGCCGGCCGGGATCTACCCGCTGTCGGACGCGGCCTGA
- a CDS encoding acyltransferase, whose amino-acid sequence MDILKITDADSARNLKNYGINIELIDPSPRARGKTRVTFYVSKNSKRNLSVKIAEHAHENHVFIDGTHGFTGRLLLAGQGNRLYDMGSDRDNLALISFHGSSAVLYWGRGSTTNGLYTELRRQGDGVLVGEDCMFATEIVLRPTDMHAVFDLNTGRVINNPTEPNPPIILYPHVWLGQRVTVLKGVTIGPGAIVGASALVTKDVPPSTAVGGNPARMITEDVTWTRASEPKPEEIARVTEYVKRLTYLYSQAKEA is encoded by the coding sequence ATGGATATTCTGAAGATTACTGATGCGGATAGTGCTAGAAATCTTAAGAATTATGGGATCAATATTGAATTGATTGATCCGTCACCGCGAGCGCGAGGCAAAACCAGAGTTACGTTCTACGTAAGCAAAAATTCGAAGCGGAACCTCAGCGTAAAGATCGCTGAGCACGCGCATGAAAATCATGTATTTATTGACGGCACTCATGGATTTACTGGTCGTTTGCTTCTCGCTGGACAAGGAAATCGCTTGTACGACATGGGAAGCGATAGAGATAATCTGGCATTGATTTCCTTCCACGGAAGCTCAGCGGTTTTGTACTGGGGGCGCGGCTCAACGACGAACGGCCTTTACACCGAATTGCGGCGGCAGGGTGACGGGGTGCTGGTTGGCGAGGACTGCATGTTCGCCACCGAAATCGTGCTTCGCCCAACCGATATGCATGCGGTGTTCGATCTGAATACTGGGCGGGTGATCAACAATCCCACAGAGCCGAACCCGCCCATCATCCTGTACCCCCATGTCTGGCTGGGGCAGCGAGTGACCGTGCTGAAAGGCGTTACCATCGGTCCCGGCGCCATCGTTGGCGCGTCGGCCCTTGTCACTAAGGATGTGCCGCCCAGTACCGCAGTCGGTGGCAACCCGGCCAGGATGATCACAGAGGATGTGACCTGGACGCGCGCCTCCGAACCGAAGCCGGAGGAAATTGCGCGGGTCACCGAGTACGTGAAGAGGCTCACGTACCTCTACTCTCAGGCCAAAGAGGCCTGA
- a CDS encoding putative bifunctional diguanylate cyclase/phosphodiesterase has protein sequence MKNRPSFSTLANRARAALRTLSQPGRLSPEQGVALRREQAGLLFFLSLLFPVAGIINCVFISAHFRPLERPLILISAALVVLFYGAIFRSALRWKKDADDFGFLRRARGLFIGLGFSWGSVINLLAFYGEPNQMALILALACGVVSTPIISVPLSVAFGFFIPDAILSVIAVTFTMTQPDPVATIAFMSFTLYAAGGILCTNWTFNGRAEARAALQREITTVKVFLREYREGSPDWLWETDAKGYLRFVPANLASSTGLEERSLLGKRLPDLLRPESGGGRAEEHRLPDLADCFRRQLAFRDMVTTLAGGGQTRWFALTGHPVFDTKGRLTGFRGIGRDITERYEADRKLAFMANHDGLTGLLNRKAFVSLVEQACLEGRPFALASIDLDDFKGKNDSYGHHIGDALLISVAERIQAVIRSGDAAGRLGGDEFAVLLYDLDAEQGHDVATRLAKAISQPTRINDLTIVPGASLGVSASEGVGDDAPRMLMLTDLALYKAKEQGKGTACLFEPWMEQEYRKRLLQEVELSQAIKQGQITVAYQPIVDIMTGQVICAEALARWRHPIRGTIPPNIFVETAERCGLIDQLGELILRAACQDAVEWEAPIQVNVNLSPGQLDSGQLPAIVSRILGETGLEPGRLALEITETLLLNFSPSSLQQLQTLRANGIKLVLDDFGTGYSSLSYLLSIEVDGIKIDRSFTKRLPDPKVAAIYRTITRLAADLNAYVVAEGIEEPEQLEWLRRNGIHFGQGYLLGRPQESMPVRRAAYLT, from the coding sequence TTGAAAAACCGGCCCTCCTTCTCCACCCTGGCCAACCGGGCCAGGGCGGCCCTGCGTACGCTCTCCCAACCCGGGCGGCTGTCCCCGGAGCAGGGGGTGGCGCTGCGGCGCGAGCAGGCGGGCCTGTTGTTCTTCCTGTCGCTGCTCTTTCCCGTCGCCGGCATCATCAACTGCGTCTTCATCTCTGCGCATTTCCGGCCGCTGGAACGCCCGCTGATACTCATCAGCGCCGCGCTGGTCGTCCTGTTCTACGGCGCGATCTTCCGCTCCGCGCTGCGTTGGAAGAAGGACGCCGATGACTTCGGCTTCCTGCGGCGGGCGAGGGGACTTTTTATCGGCCTGGGCTTCAGCTGGGGCAGCGTCATCAACCTCCTCGCCTTCTACGGCGAGCCGAACCAGATGGCGCTGATCCTGGCCCTGGCCTGCGGCGTCGTCTCCACGCCCATCATCAGCGTTCCGCTGTCGGTGGCATTCGGCTTCTTCATACCGGATGCCATCCTCTCGGTGATCGCCGTGACCTTCACGATGACGCAGCCCGACCCGGTGGCGACCATCGCCTTCATGTCCTTCACGCTCTACGCCGCGGGCGGCATCCTCTGCACGAACTGGACTTTCAACGGGCGAGCAGAGGCGCGGGCGGCGTTGCAGCGGGAGATCACGACGGTGAAGGTCTTCCTGCGCGAATACCGGGAAGGCTCGCCCGACTGGCTGTGGGAAACCGACGCGAAGGGCTACCTCCGCTTCGTTCCCGCCAATCTGGCGAGTTCCACCGGCCTGGAGGAACGGAGCCTCCTCGGCAAGCGGCTGCCGGACCTGCTGCGGCCTGAGTCCGGTGGCGGGAGAGCGGAGGAGCACCGCCTGCCCGACCTGGCAGACTGCTTCCGCCGGCAACTCGCCTTCCGGGACATGGTCACGACGCTGGCCGGGGGCGGGCAGACGCGCTGGTTCGCGCTCACGGGCCATCCTGTCTTCGACACCAAGGGCAGGCTGACAGGCTTCCGCGGCATCGGCCGCGACATCACGGAGCGCTATGAGGCGGACAGGAAGCTGGCCTTCATGGCGAACCATGACGGGCTGACGGGCCTGCTGAACCGCAAGGCCTTTGTCAGCCTCGTGGAGCAGGCCTGCCTGGAGGGGCGTCCCTTCGCCCTCGCCAGCATCGACCTCGATGACTTCAAGGGCAAGAACGACAGCTATGGCCACCATATCGGCGACGCCCTGCTGATCTCGGTCGCGGAGCGCATCCAGGCTGTGATCCGTTCTGGCGACGCGGCTGGGCGGCTTGGTGGCGATGAGTTCGCTGTGCTGCTTTATGACCTGGACGCGGAGCAGGGGCATGATGTGGCGACGCGGCTGGCCAAGGCCATCTCCCAGCCCACCAGGATCAATGACCTGACGATCGTGCCGGGGGCGAGCCTCGGCGTCAGCGCCTCCGAGGGCGTCGGTGACGATGCGCCGCGTATGCTGATGCTCACCGACCTGGCCCTCTACAAGGCCAAGGAGCAGGGCAAGGGGACTGCCTGCCTGTTCGAGCCATGGATGGAGCAGGAGTACCGCAAGAGACTGCTTCAGGAGGTCGAGCTCAGCCAGGCTATCAAGCAGGGCCAGATCACGGTGGCCTACCAGCCGATCGTCGACATCATGACCGGCCAGGTCATCTGCGCCGAGGCGCTCGCCCGCTGGCGGCACCCGATTCGCGGGACCATCCCGCCCAACATCTTCGTCGAGACGGCGGAGAGATGCGGCCTGATCGACCAGCTTGGCGAGTTGATCCTGCGGGCGGCCTGCCAGGACGCGGTGGAATGGGAGGCGCCGATCCAGGTCAACGTCAACCTGTCTCCCGGCCAGCTCGACAGCGGCCAGCTGCCGGCCATCGTCTCCCGCATCCTCGGCGAGACCGGGCTGGAACCCGGGCGGCTGGCGCTCGAGATTACGGAGACGCTGCTGCTGAACTTTTCACCATCCTCCCTGCAGCAGCTCCAGACGCTACGCGCCAACGGGATCAAGCTGGTGCTCGATGATTTCGGCACCGGCTATTCATCCCTGAGCTATCTTCTCAGCATCGAGGTGGATGGAATCAAGATCGACCGCAGCTTCACGAAGCGGCTGCCGGACCCGAAGGTCGCCGCCATCTACCGCACGATCACGCGGCTGGCGGCGGACCTGAACGCCTATGTCGTCGCCGAAGGTATCGAGGAGCCGGAGCAGCTCGAATGGCTCCGGCGGAATGGTATCCATTTCGGGCAGGGATACCTGCTGGGCCGCCCGCAGGAATCCATGCCGGTCCGGCGCGCGGCGTATCTCACCTGA
- a CDS encoding N-acyl amino acid synthase FeeM domain-containing protein, which yields MVPSSSSTTPLVHTTAAAQHAHLGVRPALARQPLSKPTQYYARLALADEVRRDAYKLRYLCYLNAGHIQPNSSGLFKDKYDELPNASTIVIYDHETPLASVRTCLLARGSDLISPALDTYPEEVEALLNADPANPFAGRGIEVTRLVRSPEAENNQGLVFLLYRMAGYIALCAHSQIHLACVRTNHAPFYRRLGYQAVSEPRAYPGLTCKMQLMASDRQRYDKLRQKVPVMDPLGGTTGNLNGFFGGEPVALSLA from the coding sequence ATGGTGCCGTCTTCTTCTTCCACGACCCCGCTTGTTCACACTACCGCAGCAGCACAACACGCCCATCTGGGCGTCAGGCCCGCATTGGCCAGGCAGCCGCTCAGCAAGCCCACACAGTACTACGCGCGACTCGCCCTTGCGGATGAGGTGAGGCGAGATGCTTACAAGCTTCGATACCTCTGCTACCTAAACGCGGGGCATATACAACCGAATAGCTCGGGGCTGTTCAAGGACAAGTACGACGAGTTGCCGAACGCTAGCACCATTGTCATCTATGACCATGAAACCCCGCTTGCTTCGGTCCGGACCTGCCTCCTCGCCCGCGGCTCCGACCTTATTTCGCCAGCACTGGACACTTACCCGGAGGAGGTGGAGGCGCTGCTGAATGCGGACCCTGCCAACCCCTTCGCCGGGCGTGGCATCGAGGTCACGCGGTTGGTCCGCAGCCCGGAGGCCGAGAACAACCAGGGTCTCGTTTTCCTCCTCTACCGTATGGCCGGTTATATCGCGCTCTGCGCGCACAGCCAGATCCATCTGGCCTGCGTCCGCACCAACCACGCACCATTCTATCGCCGGCTTGGTTATCAAGCGGTGTCTGAGCCGCGTGCCTATCCCGGACTGACGTGTAAGATGCAGCTCATGGCCAGCGACCGGCAACGCTACGACAAACTGCGGCAGAAGGTTCCCGTGATGGACCCGCTGGGCGGCACGACCGGCAACCTGAATGGCTTTTTCGGGGGGGAGCCTGTCGCGCTCTCTCTGGCCTGA
- the recJ gene encoding single-stranded-DNA-specific exonuclease RecJ encodes MSADLLTTDAAAPVLGVSRSATGRRWVWRQADQRIGLAIAQRLALPELLGQLLSARGIGIDQAKDFLEPTLRALMPDPSTLIDMDAAADRLAHAIRTGEQVAVFGDYDVDGACSAALMLRFLRGLGCKVRAYVPDRLKEGYGPNPTAIAALCDEGATLIVCVDCGIAAHAALDAARGRADVVVLDHHKSEGPVPTVAAAVNPNRLDCGSGLRHLCAAAVAFMAAVATLRTLRKSGYFAAGREPDLRELLDLVALATVCDVMPLTGLNRAFVAQGLKIMARGDRPGLAALLEVAQAKDAPSAYTLGYLLGPRINASGRIGEPDLGVRLLTCDDPIAAREMAERLDAVNRRRQEVESEVLSAAFAEAERQHAEGLPVLLIAGEGWHPGVVGIVAGRVKERFNRPACVAGVAEGLAKGSGRSVPGVDLGSAVIAARQMGLLETGGGHAMAAGFSFRMERRAEVHAFLAERLAHASDLPGAADLMLDAALMVPAATPSLAEEVGRLGPFGPGNEEPSFVFPRVRIGRADRVGREGGTVRAFIQGEGGGRMKAICFRAKDGPLAELLLGSGGAPVHLCGALRAESWNGEVSASLHVQDAAPAA; translated from the coding sequence TTGTCGGCTGATCTTCTCACGACGGACGCGGCGGCACCGGTTCTCGGTGTCAGCCGCAGCGCCACGGGGCGGCGTTGGGTGTGGCGGCAGGCCGATCAGCGGATCGGCCTGGCCATCGCGCAGCGCCTGGCCCTGCCCGAGCTGCTCGGCCAGCTGCTCTCCGCCCGCGGCATCGGCATCGACCAGGCAAAGGACTTCCTGGAGCCGACGCTGCGGGCGCTGATGCCCGACCCTTCCACCCTGATCGACATGGACGCCGCCGCCGACAGGCTGGCCCATGCCATCCGCACGGGGGAGCAGGTGGCGGTCTTCGGCGACTACGACGTGGATGGCGCCTGTTCCGCGGCCCTGATGCTGCGCTTCCTGCGCGGGCTGGGCTGCAAGGTGCGCGCCTATGTGCCGGACCGGCTGAAGGAGGGCTACGGCCCGAACCCCACCGCCATCGCCGCGCTCTGCGACGAAGGCGCGACGCTGATCGTCTGCGTCGACTGCGGCATCGCGGCTCATGCGGCGCTGGATGCCGCGCGGGGCCGTGCCGATGTGGTGGTGCTGGACCACCATAAATCCGAAGGCCCGGTGCCCACCGTGGCCGCTGCCGTGAACCCGAACCGGCTCGATTGCGGCTCGGGCCTGCGTCATCTCTGCGCCGCCGCCGTGGCCTTCATGGCCGCTGTGGCGACGCTGCGCACCCTGCGCAAATCCGGCTATTTTGCCGCCGGGCGCGAGCCGGACCTGCGGGAGCTGCTGGATCTCGTGGCCCTGGCCACGGTCTGCGACGTGATGCCACTGACCGGCCTGAACCGTGCCTTCGTGGCGCAGGGGCTGAAGATCATGGCGCGTGGTGACCGACCCGGCCTGGCCGCGCTGCTGGAAGTGGCCCAGGCCAAGGACGCCCCTTCGGCCTATACGCTGGGCTATCTGCTGGGGCCGCGCATCAATGCCTCCGGCCGCATCGGCGAGCCCGACCTGGGCGTGCGGCTGCTGACCTGCGACGACCCCATCGCCGCGCGCGAGATGGCCGAGCGCCTGGACGCCGTGAACCGCCGCCGCCAGGAGGTGGAGAGCGAGGTCCTCTCCGCCGCCTTCGCCGAGGCCGAGCGGCAGCATGCCGAGGGCCTGCCGGTGCTGCTGATCGCGGGGGAGGGCTGGCATCCCGGCGTCGTCGGCATCGTCGCCGGCCGGGTGAAGGAGCGCTTCAACCGCCCGGCCTGCGTGGCTGGCGTGGCGGAGGGCCTGGCCAAGGGTTCCGGGCGCTCGGTGCCCGGGGTGGACCTGGGGAGCGCCGTCATCGCCGCCCGCCAGATGGGGCTGCTGGAGACCGGCGGTGGCCATGCCATGGCCGCCGGCTTCTCCTTCCGCATGGAGCGGCGGGCGGAGGTGCATGCCTTCCTGGCCGAGCGCCTGGCCCATGCCTCCGACCTTCCCGGCGCCGCCGACCTGATGCTGGATGCCGCGCTGATGGTGCCCGCCGCCACGCCCTCCCTCGCGGAGGAAGTGGGACGCCTGGGCCCCTTCGGCCCGGGCAATGAGGAGCCTTCCTTCGTCTTCCCACGCGTCCGGATCGGGCGGGCCGACCGGGTGGGGCGGGAGGGCGGCACGGTGCGCGCCTTCATCCAGGGCGAGGGCGGGGGCCGCATGAAGGCCATCTGCTTCCGCGCCAAGGACGGCCCGCTGGCGGAGCTCTTGCTGGGCAGCGGTGGCGCGCCGGTGCATCTCTGCGGGGCCTTGCGGGCCGAAAGCTGGAACGGCGAAGTCTCGGCCAGCCTGCATGTGCAGGATGCGGCACCGGCGGCGTAA